Proteins from a single region of Bacillota bacterium:
- a CDS encoding SDR family oxidoreductase has product MKALNFFLLDGKVALVTGGAGRYGRFIVEALAEAGATTYIASRSVEKCHGLADELSQKGYKVLAGQLDQASEVSARELYRRILEEQGKIDILVNNAVSRPMKGYDDPIESFAESMEVNATGVFMLTRIFSQNMVERRQGSIINIASIQGVVGPDFSLYEGTEMDAPPDYFFHKAGMINLTRYLAAKLGPYGVRVNAISPGGLFANQNPAFVERYSKRTFLGRMAGGEEIKGAVVFFASDASSYITGANLMVDGGYTAK; this is encoded by the coding sequence ATGAAAGCTCTTAATTTCTTTTTGCTTGATGGCAAGGTGGCCCTTGTTACCGGGGGTGCCGGTCGGTACGGGAGGTTCATCGTGGAGGCGTTAGCTGAGGCGGGGGCGACTACATACATCGCATCGCGCAGTGTTGAGAAGTGTCACGGCCTGGCGGATGAGCTGTCCCAAAAGGGCTATAAGGTCCTGGCCGGCCAGCTAGACCAGGCCAGCGAGGTCTCGGCCAGGGAGCTTTACAGGAGGATCCTAGAGGAGCAGGGCAAGATCGACATCCTGGTCAACAACGCTGTATCCCGGCCCATGAAAGGGTATGACGATCCAATAGAGAGCTTTGCGGAATCCATGGAGGTAAATGCGACAGGGGTTTTCATGCTGACCAGGATCTTCAGCCAGAATATGGTGGAGCGCCGCCAGGGGAGCATAATCAATATCGCCTCCATCCAGGGCGTGGTGGGGCCTGATTTCTCGCTTTACGAGGGGACGGAGATGGATGCCCCGCCTGACTACTTCTTTCACAAGGCAGGCATGATCAATCTCACCCGCTACCTTGCCGCCAAGCTCGGACCTTATGGCGTCCGCGTGAATGCCATATCGCCCGGCGGGCTATTCGCAAACCAAAACCCGGCTTTTGTCGAGAGATATAGCAAGCGGACCTTCCTAGGCAGGATGGCAGGCGGAGAGGAAATCAAGGGGGCCGTGGTCTTCTTCGCCTCGGACGCATCGTCCTATATAACCGGGGCTAATCTCATGGTCGACGGCGGCTACACAGCCAAGTAG
- a CDS encoding Gfo/Idh/MocA family oxidoreductase, with protein sequence MIRLAMLGRSEGNGHPYSWSAIINGGYDEERMKRIPFPVIYDYLSRQPGENLGIEGAKVTHVWTENREDAEDIAATSLIEHIVDRPEDVIGEVDAVIIGEDVGSLHLGLARPFIERNIPIFIDKPLTDNEADLREFVRYFREGRPVLSSSGYRYAREIEEMDREAIGEIEFVDCMMNKSWEKYGIHALEGLWRISGGGVERVQNLGTERANVVHLRYADGRQAVVNVIYRSQLARYDVIGSKASRTIAIADSFYMFKKQLESFVEFVRDFLGGDFSYPYPPEETIEMVKVVIAGIKSREEGGRPVLLQEFCEA encoded by the coding sequence ATGATTAGACTCGCGATGCTGGGACGGAGCGAGGGTAATGGGCACCCCTACTCCTGGAGCGCCATAATCAACGGCGGTTATGATGAGGAGAGGATGAAGAGAATCCCGTTCCCCGTCATTTATGATTACCTCTCGAGGCAGCCCGGGGAGAATCTGGGCATAGAGGGGGCCAAGGTGACCCATGTCTGGACCGAGAATAGAGAGGATGCAGAGGATATCGCAGCTACATCCCTGATCGAACATATCGTGGACCGCCCCGAGGATGTGATAGGGGAGGTTGACGCTGTGATCATCGGGGAGGATGTGGGCTCGTTGCACCTCGGGCTGGCCCGCCCCTTTATCGAGCGCAATATACCTATTTTTATCGACAAGCCCCTGACTGATAACGAGGCGGATTTGAGGGAATTTGTGAGGTATTTTAGGGAGGGTAGGCCGGTCCTCTCCTCATCCGGGTACCGTTATGCTAGGGAGATCGAGGAGATGGACCGCGAGGCCATAGGCGAGATCGAATTCGTTGACTGCATGATGAATAAGAGCTGGGAGAAGTATGGAATACATGCCCTCGAAGGCCTCTGGCGGATCAGCGGCGGCGGGGTGGAGCGCGTTCAGAATCTTGGCACCGAGAGAGCGAACGTGGTGCACCTCAGGTACGCCGACGGCAGGCAGGCGGTGGTCAACGTTATCTACCGCTCGCAGCTCGCCCGCTACGACGTCATTGGGAGTAAAGCCTCCAGGACCATCGCGATCGCGGACAGCTTCTACATGTTCAAGAAGCAGCTGGAATCCTTCGTCGAGTTCGTAAGGGATTTCCTTGGAGGCGATTTCTCCTACCCCTACCCCCCGGAGGAAACGATCGAGATGGTCAAGGTGGTAATCGCCGGGATCAAATCCCGGGAGGAGGGTGGAAGGCCGGTCCTCTTGCAGGAATTTTGTGAGGCATGA
- a CDS encoding FadR family transcriptional regulator — protein MGYRFRKVEGEALNIINKQPIYELVAREIKDYIIRNNLGPGDRLPTEKELCEQFGVSRTSIREAVKSLQSLGIIETKQKEGIVLRNLDADALVDYLTFGLQFSEPTVLDLFEARCLVETGIMPLVADRATAEDIDDMAGAIETMENAGDDWEVHVRADAEFHRVLIRASKNKALSAFADVIAKFFEMTRSGASSTDRPRVVREHREILQAIREKDPCKAAEILRRHLQWYQAASGAGYMENGHPEKEIENNGLANGKAEQ, from the coding sequence ATGGGATACCGGTTTAGGAAGGTAGAGGGAGAGGCCTTGAATATTATTAACAAGCAACCGATATACGAGCTCGTCGCTCGAGAGATAAAGGACTATATCATAAGGAACAACCTTGGGCCTGGCGATAGGCTTCCTACTGAGAAGGAGCTGTGCGAGCAATTCGGCGTCAGCAGGACCTCGATAAGGGAAGCGGTAAAGTCTCTTCAGTCGCTCGGCATCATCGAGACGAAACAAAAGGAAGGTATCGTCCTGAGGAACCTGGACGCGGATGCGCTGGTTGATTACCTGACCTTTGGTTTACAGTTCAGCGAGCCGACGGTACTGGATCTCTTCGAGGCCAGGTGCCTTGTTGAAACTGGCATTATGCCTCTTGTAGCGGATAGAGCGACTGCAGAGGATATTGACGATATGGCCGGGGCAATAGAGACTATGGAAAACGCCGGCGACGACTGGGAGGTTCACGTAAGGGCTGACGCGGAGTTTCACCGCGTTCTCATCAGGGCCTCGAAAAACAAAGCCCTTTCGGCTTTTGCCGATGTGATAGCAAAATTCTTCGAGATGACCCGCTCGGGCGCTTCGAGCACCGACCGCCCCAGGGTTGTCAGGGAACACAGGGAGATCCTCCAGGCCATAAGGGAGAAAGACCCCTGCAAAGCTGCGGAGATATTGAGACGCCACCTGCAATGGTACCAGGCTGCCTCGGGCGCCGGGTATATGGAGAACGGGCATCCGGAGAAGGAGATAGAGAATAATGGGCTGGCGAACGGGAAGGCGGAGCAGTAG